The DNA window TCCTGTATGCATGTGATTGGCAAAGAAAGTGCGACATCGAGACCGCACTGGCAAGGGTCCTCCATCATGCACTGAGGATTACAGAGACTGTCGCTCGCGGTGTAGTTTCTAGCGATGGCGGGTAACAGCGTTTTGTCGCAGATAGGGACAGGATACAGAGATAACTGTTTCAGTAATAGATAGGTGATGTTGATTTGCGCGTCTTTGATCGTCATCACGCCGTGTTCGTACCTCTCTGTGGTACGATTCAATTCCGTGTACATCTGAATTTCTTCCTGAAGGGATTCGTTATGGAATACAATTTGACggaaaatgtacatatacttCTTCGTGTTTGAGATGTATTCATCAAATTCTAATCTAACGTCATTATAGAAATACTCTCTTTTTCTTGGGCCTGAACTAAAGCTTGCTCTACTGTTGCAAAAAAGACAGAAAACATTTTTGTAAGGGTGGGTCATCTGAAGAGCAGGGTTTTTTTCACAAGCTAAGACCAGGGATTCGTCGTACTCGCGCCATTCTCCCGTCACATTGCACGTGTCGATCACGCGACCCTCGCCTGTACCAATCGGGTTACACATGGCACAGAATATGTTGGTGTAATACCTATAACGAAGATCGTATGACGATTCACAGGCCATCTGAATTTCATCAATGGATTCCAACCACGTGCCTGTGACGTTACAGCGAGTTCGGTACTGCGGAGTTAACAGCGACTTTCGGCGGACGGGCATCGTGTCTCGGGGAGAGTAAACTAAACCGCATTTCCACATTTGTGCGTAGGCCATGACCTCCTCATAAGAAGACAGATAAAAAATGGTCCTTCTTCTCATGCAATCGTCGTCAACACTTAAATTCCAATCAATGAGGTTTTTCTCCGATTCGCCGTGACAAAAAGCACATTGGCGATTCAAATATGATACGTTTGTGATCAAAGAGGTCACAGGGGGGTTGGTCAATTTGTAAAAGGGAGTTCCCTCTATTTCACATTCGCGGCTGTATGACGTCCTGTTTTGTGGGGGACAGTAATCAACAACAGCATACTCTTCAGGTTCTATATAATTCCGTCGGAGTCTCTGAGGAAAATTTACAACAGCGGATCTGTATCTTGTATATGTTCTCGCAAATAACTTGTCCGGACAGCAGTTTCTTTGCTCGAAGCAAGTGTCATCACACGAGCACTCGGGACACAGTAGGGACTTCTTGAGTGTCTTTGTGTGTGGCAGGCGGTGAGAGGGTGACCAATCAGAACACGAATAGCCCAGGCCACAGGCACTCAGGTAGCTCGTCATTAACTCGGTCAGATTGACTTGAGCCCCCACCAGGTGAGCTACAGCAACCATGACCACAGCAAAGGACATGGCATACCTTTTCCAATGTTGCATTTCTCTGCAGGCTATGAAATCAATTTTAGATTTGTAATTAAGGCATATGAATTCATTCATAATCTGCATAATTCGGCCAATTACTTTTATGTAGTTTCACAACCAGACTTTTGTTTGGTATTAAAACGAACGAAGTTAAAATTGATGCGCTTTTTTATGGATTGACTTATcaagaaaaataatgataatagtTTGATTGCCTTCTTGCAATATTCACTCAATGATAAGTTAAAAGGCAAAATCGAGATAAAAGCACACAATCGAGAGTAAAGGCAAGATATCTTTTTAAAACGTTACCTACCTCTAGTTGACAGTTCCAGTTTACCACCGAGTGATGAGATTTCCAGGAGCTGGTCCATTAACTGACACTCGGTCCCGGATTATTCACACAAGATGAGCGGCAGTGATGCGAGCGATGGTAAACGAAGGTCTCCTCGGGACCTCATAAATTTCTAAACGGTCGCACGGATTAATTTCACGTGAAATCATTCTCCCAAAGTAATTTGCGAAAGTGATTAATTTGCAATGACATTATTGCAGGAAAACACAGGACCCGACCTGATTACTGTGTGTCAATTATTGGTCTAAAAGTGTATGTAAATAACCgtgttctttgttttaatattttatgccCTATACGGCAGATTACTTCAAGATTTCACTTTTTTTTGGGTAAAATGGGTGGCTGCACAACCCCTTTTGTAATTGGAGTTTGTTGGGCTGGTTTGGTACAACAGTACTAGTGACCTTGGTCAGTGAGATGGTTGAATTATGAGTACATAGTATAATGTGGcatatttaaataatgtatcGATCTGTTAACAGTGTTCACAAATGTaatagaaattaatatttaacaataaatgttttaatttcgcaaaatttatatgatttgAGATCAAGAATGTTTACGTATTGtcggtttttattttattagaatGAAAACTCATGATCAGCTATTTGATAAATACTATTTGTTCTATAAAAACACATTCTCGTCCGTTTTACATCCTTAGCCGTAGAATTTTGACTGATTTCGATCATGTTTTATAAGTTGGCCCTTTCTTTAACAGAATTCCCTATCCATGTTCTATAAACATGGATGATTAAATTAATGACATTCGGACACTACACACCGGTCATAGCAAACAGTCCCCCTACTGCAGGCCCCGGAAGGAAGTACATTTTGCCGGTCATATTTTGATACAGGTACAATGTATACAAAACATACCGGATATTCGCTAGTTCAAGAGCCGTGctaaaaatggtttgtttacAATTGTTTGGAAGTCCGAAAACgttcttttgaaataaacaataaaatacctaagctttattattttttctttcacaattcgtgtattaaaggggcatggtcacgattttggtcaaaaattatttttttcgaatttgatgtttacaatgctttagtagggcattttaaataggcaaccaaaatttgagtgtcatttgatgagttataagcgagttacagagcttacaattcttcgctatgtaaacaaagcgtttgtttacatttcgaatgttgaagtgaaaattccagttttagacctaaaaaatgtgttaatcgttaggaactgtttatttatgctttaaatgaataataagatagacaaaccagctttaaaaagattttttactggtatattgaacctatgtaaacacaagaggcccatgggccacatcgctcacctgaacagcagttccttgtaacattacattttgtAGCATacgctttttctattttaaacattgaacccctttctgaggacccagttatggtccaaggtttatggttggcttgaacaacataaatagtaacataggaatgaaaatgtgaagcactgcggtgggaccgcacgtacacaacctgaaaaactgaacatagcagagttccacttcaagaggaataactctcagactgtacagaacacaagaaagataactcttggttccactacattagagtttacacaatttgaggatccttgcatagtaatctcacaaactgtagcattatagttctcgagaaaaactttttaaaaagtttttaaaaagtttttctcgagaactataatgctacagttctATTCAGTCAAGAAGTCCAAgatgaaaaaatgcaacattttaaaacgaacCCCGTAAAAGGTACTATTGACTTGGTACCTTTTTATTTGGCTGTcccttaaacattttcaatatatccttctatgttaaactttgaacccctcttggggccacagtattagtccagtgctaaagttttaattatttggaatctacattatttaaggatgcttgcctagttatctcacaagctgaagcattatagttccctagaaaaagatttttcaacattttccctctatatttctatgctaaactttgaacacctcttggggccccagtattagattgagatcacggcttttataatttcgaatctacactatttgagggtgctgacgtagttatctgacaaattgatgcattgtagttctcgaaaagaagatttttaaacattttccatatataccggtacttctacatttaactttaaacccatcttgggtctctagtattagtccaggggtcactattttaaaactgtcgaaccttcattatacaaggttgtatgcatgatagtaatctcacaaattgaagcattgtagttctcgagaagaagattttttaacatgttacctttatatttctttaataaattttgaccccatcttcgggccccagtattggtccgggggtcacaattttaccaattaggaatctacataagcaaaggatgcatgcatagaaattccacaaactaaaatattgtagttcttgagaagaaaatttttaaacttttcctttatgttttttaaaatgtttgaattttgaacccctcttggtgcccatcaattgtccgggagttacaattttttgaatctacattattttaggatgtacatgtatgcatagtaatatcccaaacagttgcactatagttcttgagaagaagattttaaaacattttcctacatatgttaaaatctaaacccctactggggccccactttttgttcgggggtcacgatttttacaatcttcactatgtatacaaccttttgtgtatgtattggcatttttggtgaagtggttcttgagaagaaaatttttaaacatttttcatatgtagttctatgttaaactttgaaccccgcctggggccccagttttggtccgagggtcacgatttttacaatttagaatcttcactatgtatacaagcttttgtgtaaatattggcatttctggtgcagtggttcttgaggagaagatttttaaaaaattttccatatgttgttctatgttaaactttgaaccccgcctggggccccagttttggtccgagagtcacgatttttacaatttagaatcttcactatgtatacaagcttttgtgtaaatattggcatttctggtgcagtggttcttgaggagaagatttttaaaaaattttccatatgttctatgttaaactttgaaccccgcctggggccccagttttggtccgagggtcaccatttttacaatttagaatcttcactatatatgaaagcttttgtgtaaatattggcatttctggtgcagtggttcttgagaagaagattttttaaacattttccaatgtatttctatgttaaactttgaaccccgcctggggccccagttttggtccgagggtcacgatttttacaatttagaatcttcactatatatacaagcttttgtgtaaatattggcatttctggtgctgtggttcttgagaagaagatttttaaagacatgcaccctaaacttactgtttcgcaattatctcccttttgaaaagggctgtgccctttattttaacaatttataaccccctttccataaggatgctttgtaccaaatttggttaaatttggcccagtggtttttgagaagaagttgaaaatgtgaaaagtttacagacggacggacagacagacagacggacggacggacgacggacaacgggtgatcagaaaagctcacttgaaccttcggttcaggtgagctaaaaaacagggcacgagccttgtttacatgacgaagaattgtgagccctgtatcttgcttaaaactcaacgactggcacccaaatttcatttgatcattacacatgcattcctaaagcattgtaaataataaaaacagaaaaatagaatttgaccaaaatcgtgaccatgcccctttagtGTGTAACTGGACAGCGTAGCATTAGTCACGTATCGAAACCACCAGTTTGTTACAtcataagaatttttaaaatgcatcatATAGTAAAATAATGTGcagtgtaaatattttaaaacctgTTGACCAGTAACAACCTCCAGCTAGATTCTGTGTTTACATGATGCATTCCCAGAAATAATATACAACAACAGTTACTTTCCTCGTTTAATTAACAGCAAATGATACATTTgcataaaaattcaaatgataacaacaaatttacaaaatattacttcaaaaaattttgaattattatcacCAATACATTATCAAATGAATTTCCTGTTAATTGCGGGCATCAACAATAATTGTAACTTATAGCGGTGAAGTTCCACGTGACACATTTTTCCGTAACAGCTGTCGAATGTATCATTCATGTTTGAGATCCCACTATATTCTGAATCCCGCTTCTTTCCCTTTAACGCCGTTTACTGATCGCCAGGAACCCATGTCCTGATAAGGCTCCACAAATCCTCGCTCACTCTGGGCTGGGTTTTAAATCCACCCGGAATGGTTTGTCTACAGGGAGTGATCCGCACCTGGCGACGATTATCTCCGTTAGGGGGCGGTCGTTACTGTCTGTGGGAGTGTTCTCCATCTTACGGAATATGTCCTTTAAACCAATCAAATTATTAATAActgaataaaatcaaacattttttaaagcataaatCACTTTGCTGAAATGGCGaaatttgaaattatgaaaTCAATAGTCCCATTCGTGATCATATTAAACGATGCAACTGCTTTCTTGCTGGAATCTTTATCGCACTCATTTGATACACTACCATTCAGTTTCCAGAACCCGTGGTCCTGACTACATGCAAGATATGCAATGTCTGTGGATATGTATGCTTTTCAGTACGAagattttgcaattttatacaagaactttgtaattaaggaataaggaatcattcattgagtattatgaggtgattatttttgggctttattggatttgaccacgctccgaccaaaattatcatctTGTGATTTCTAGAAAATGATTccttaatacttatatttatataatttccaATTCGTAACCTTGTTTTTTCATGTAGCGCATGCTTTGTATTAAAACGAGGCGCAGCCAGTACTGTTTCTCGGTTAtgctataattataataattaagtCACCAAAGTATACCTTACatattttgagatttttaaaaatgtcaaacgGTTCATGGTTCAATTACTAAGTACTTCGGTCATGCTTATTCTCTAACCAATATACAGTAGCCGCCCTCCAGTCGTGAAACACCCACCCACAATTGTTTCACGACCTCTCATAATACACTCTCAGTGTGATTGATGACACGATGTCATCACAATGTACAAGAAGTTCCGGTTAAGTTCTTAAAAGTAATGCAAAAAATGTGAAGTATCTTATTCAGCTCTTGTGAATAGCGCATTAAGTGACTGATAATCTGGTAGAGAGAGAcaacaacagagagagagagagagagagagagagagagagagagagagagagagagagagagagagtgtgtgtctTACCATTCCAGCTAAGACTTTGCCGAACACCACGTGTTTGCCGTCTAACCAGGGGGCAGGGACAGCGAATATGGCGAACTGTGAAGAGTTGGTGTCCTTGCCGTGATGCGCCATATTGACCCAGCCAGCCCCGTAATGGTCCAGGTGGAAGTTCTCATCCGGGAACCTCGCTGTCTCAAATATACTTCTGCCTGAAAAACACGTCGAGATTGTTAAACCTAACATTTATATGATTATTatgctacatgtacaacatACGGTCGGTATATAATGTTTCCttcaaaaattaaagaaagcaGTCTATATATCAATTGCACCTCCATATCCATTTCCCTGTGTTATGTCCCCTCCTTGTACAATGAAATCTCTTATAATTCGATGAAAACGCACTCCTTCGTAAGTTAATCTCTTTCCATCACGTACCTACAATGcacaatatctacatgtacacacTGACATATATACATGATGCATATAATGCTATGGTATTGAGGAAATCGTATGATCCGCCACATTAAGTGGGGGAATCGGTTTACAATCTCCATGCAGCCATTTAAACAATATGTTGAACCTCTTACCACGGTGCCCTCGGCCAGGGTCTTAAAGTTGAGGACCGTCTTTGGAACCACATCACCGAACAGACCAATCACCATGCGCCCTATCTCCTCATCCCCCATCTTGATGTCAAAGTACACCTACAAAACAGATCAGCAATCTTATCATTTCTCCGACTCTTGAAATCTTGTTTGTCTATTAACGTCTGCAAAAAACATTTTCCCCGCGATTTGTTTTGACAAACCAGGGatgtatatacgtccctggacAAACTAAGGGATTCCAACCATCGCGTGATAACATCAATGACGTTGTAGAGGAATAGATGAATGGTCTTACCTTGTCTGTGACCATAGGTCCGACATTGTCTGAGCCGGTGTCATTACTACACACCACCGCCAGACAGACCACCAACAACACGAGCTGAGTCCCCTCCCACGCCATGGCTGCTACCTTCTGATGGTCAGACTGAGATCCCGTCTCTCGCGCGGAGCTAAACAGGCTGAACACGTGGCAATCTTACTCACAGCTACAGCACCACCGCCGCACAATCAGCACATACACGAGGGTCTGAGAATCAGCGGGGGCGGAtcaaagaaaccgaagaaaactTCCCTGGAACATATATGTGTAGTGCTTGGTAATTCCTAAATTCTGATAAATTGATTGCTCCCGAATTTGCGTAAAATGTATCTTTTGTCACCAAAAGCCACGCAACCACATATTATCTAGATTAATGGCTGATTAAGTAATTCGATCAGCCTGTATATAATTTATACACAGACACCGAGCGCACATGTGGTAGACACCCCGGTGACTAGCGGGGTCTCGCCGAGGGTATCCCACCGTTATCTCTCATCTCACCCACCAACTCCGAGTGTAGGGTTTCTTCAatgaaaagaactttaaacaTGCATACAAACTGTGGGGTGCTGCTTTAACATGCAAGGAGCAATTATACTAGTAGTCTAAACGGGAATGTAACATTATACATCACTAAAGTGTGCAGAGAAAACACAAAACAGCTACATGTAGTACAGTGTTAacagttatttttcatttattcacaTTAACATACGTACATGTACGTTTACTTTTGCTCAACCTCACAGTTTTGAATCAACACATGAATTAAACAACACAAATGTCATGATAATCATTGCGAAAAATAAACTTTTCCTGCTCTTACAATATACAAGTGTCTTACGTTTGAAGCTCTGTATATCGGTCTATAATCTTGAcacaaaaatatgtttacagtacatgtatgagttCTTTTCAGAGCCAGTTGTTTGGCATTTTAGCAAACTGTATGTCCCTTGAATGAATGTTTATCCATacagtaaataattaaattgttaatCCGTACAGTAAATAGATTGTTTATAATAAATACAGTAAATACAGTAAATAGTAAGATTGCTTATCCATACAATGGATAGATAGACTGTTTATCCATAGTTAGATTGTTTATCCATACAGTGGAAAGTTCAATTATTATTCCATTGTTAGATTGTTTATCTATACAAAGAATAGCTAGACTGTTTATCCATACAGTGAATAGCTAGATTGCATTCCCATCCAGTGAATAGCTCTATTGTATAATCAATCACACAATGGATGgtaataatatttattcataaagtTCGTTCTTTGCTCATTCAATGGATAGTGAGATTGTATCCAAACACAGTTGATAGTAAGATTGCACAGTTGTCCCATCCTTCATTTCCTGACTTGACTGAGTCCACTCAGACCAATGAGTACACTCAGACCATGAGTAAACTCAGACCATGACTCCACTCAGACCAGGTTCTCCTTGTCGTTGGTACTGAGTTCCACCATCGCGATCCTCTCCGGAGATTCCCGTTCTGTCTGCTCACTGCTCGGCTGACTGGACCGGCCGCTGTCCAGGAGACTGGAGTGCCCACTACTCCCGCTCCGAGTCCGGAGTCTCAGATCCTCTGAGGTCTGGTACAGTCGGTTGGTCTTTTGGAGCACCTCCAtctttattctttgttttttgtcaATTGATACTTTTGAATCAAGAGCAGAAATCTCTGCAGGAATCTGAGGTGATTTCATTTCAAATCCTTTCTTCAGACTGTAAATAATCCCAAATACATTGTAAATGTGTATGATTTAAACAGGTATACATTACTTGTAAAATTATTCcaaattttaataatactactttaatttgattacaaaaaCAATGTTAGAAGCTGAATGTCACAAACGAACCAGTCTTATACACCATATAggaaatattcaatatataacGTTGACATACTGTATCTATATGCAGTAATCTACTTAGTAAGAATACATATCGGTAtgtagatatttttaatttgttaccTTACCTATCTAAAAGCCGAGTCAAAAGTTTCATGTAATTGTTGTATTCATTTTCTCCAAACATCTAGAAATATAATTGATATGAACAGTTTGATACAATGcttttttccatttaaaaaccaaaatttGTTGCAGAAAATATATACGGTACATGTAAACTACCAGGAAATATTTATTCCTGTTACCTATGGATAAATTCATACAGATTGCAATTTGAAAGTATGTACCAAGaagaaacaaaatttcaaaaaatagatCTTTTTTCTCTACCATAATATTTCACATGCAAACAGAACCTGACATTTTGAGGTGTAATGAAACAAATGATACCTCTGGGCTGTGTCTGGCATGCTCATAGGCATCACAGAAGTCATTGATCAGGTCCAGGGGACAGGTACACAGGTAAGTTTTACTCAGACCTGTCAGGTACCATCTGACCCTCGTGTTGGGGTGTCGACCCTTATAGTTGCTGTCTACTGTTTTTATAGTTTCATCTATGACAAAAAAAGATGaatttgaacaatatttaaaataattcttgggctataaaatattattcaatctccaaacaattttccttctctacatttttcttaatatctACACTGgttatacattatttttttcacagcCTTGTAAAACTGAGCTAATCAATTTGACAGGACACaaagtatttttgaaaaaaaaaattcttgatttACCAGGCACACATGGTAAGTTTTGAGGTTCAATGTTACATACCAAACATAGAGAAAGCATCCATGGCCTTCATTCTGTGTAAGTAGTGACTCGAATCTAAAGAACAAAAATGGAGATCAATTGATCAACAAAGGTATTACGATCACCATTGCGCATTTATATACCAGTACTGGTATGGATCAAAAaacttttatcaaaaataatttttgataccAGCTAGTATTCTtgttttcaagtttttttaaagtctttatTATGAATTGAAGGATTACCTGGAGATGACATAACTTTGTTGTTCAGTAAAGTGGGTTCATACTTTATAGTAGATACTCGATTTAACTTTTCCAATATCTGCTTTTTaaacatctgaaaaaaaatgattaacacATTGTTAGCcgaatacaaatatttatggGTACTATGTCAAttgatcaatatttattacggtAGTTCTAATGATTCATCAGACTttcaaaattgatatgaaaCATGGTTTGGCATATATTTGAATCttacaaatctttataaaattaGACTTGTAGAGCTGCATCTGTTCAGTATGcaatcaaatcttctgagaagccctttggGTTTTACAGGATTTAATCATGTGACGGTTGTGACCAACTAAGTAAATATCCCCCTGAAACTTTTTTACCATTGCTCTTTATATCTAAAATTCTCTAATAGTATAATAATAGCTATTAACCATAGCTTGACTTTATCAAATTGCTGatcctttatcattattataataacATAACAggaatgctggagaaaacgtacccaggagaaaacgtacccaggagaaaacatACCCAATttattgggtacgttttctcttggagaaaacgtaccctatgaaaataataaataatggttttcatagatattcttaaatgaaagaaaataaaatataccatgaatatttgtatcatttgttgctgttgtttttaaatgcatagtcACCATGGTCACGTACTTAAATtaagacaataatttgtaacataTCATACACGAACATGGCCTGAGCAGTTTAATTTGTCGACAATTAATCCACCATTAATGAAACCGTTAAATCattagtttttattgcaatctcATTTGAAGAACTAAATGATGAGTATCTCAAGAAGTCGATATCGCAGggtttttttcaccattttttttttaaattatctataATACAAGGTTGCTTAATATAACCAAGTCcaagtcttttaaatatttgtttgattcatatatatGGAAACTAATACGAGATGTAACATTGAAcagtcaatttgcttccgacgccattGACATGTATAATGTGTGGAGGGTGAATATTTCTACCTCCTGCACGGGGAGGCATtacataatattacataattataacTGCTCaagtatttaattgattatcactataattaaaatcagggGATCTCGTATAGAGAAACTCAAATCGGTAAGGCTAACGGTATATGGATGATTAGAAGAAGTAGACTGAAAACACTTTATGACAGGTCATTATTTCGCac is part of the Crassostrea angulata isolate pt1a10 chromosome 3, ASM2561291v2, whole genome shotgun sequence genome and encodes:
- the LOC128177876 gene encoding peptidyl-prolyl cis-trans isomerase B-like, which codes for MAWEGTQLVLLVVCLAVVCSNDTGSDNVGPMVTDKVYFDIKMGDEEIGRMVIGLFGDVVPKTVLNFKTLAEGTVVRDGKRLTYEGVRFHRIIRDFIVQGGDITQGNGYGGRSIFETARFPDENFHLDHYGAGWVNMAHHGKDTNSSQFAIFAVPAPWLDGKHVVFGKVLAGMDIFRKMENTPTDSNDRPLTEIIVARCGSLPVDKPFRVDLKPSPE
- the LOC128177875 gene encoding protein C1orf43 homolog, producing the protein MSVTRELTIVGVVLFIAAGLLLFIMAFIVVKRQISRFATRGAQKSIGSGAPKMFKKQILEKLNRVSTIKYEPTLLNNKVMSSPDSSHYLHRMKAMDAFSMFDETIKTVDSNYKGRHPNTRVRWYLTGLSKTYLCTCPLDLINDFCDAYEHARHSPEMFGENEYNNYMKLLTRLLDSLKKGFEMKSPQIPAEISALDSKVSIDKKQRIKMEVLQKTNRLYQTSEDLRLRTRSGSSGHSSLLDSGRSSQPSSEQTERESPERIAMVELSTNDKENLV